In the Bremerella alba genome, one interval contains:
- a CDS encoding ABC transporter permease, with translation MKYKIIRILDVAGLRVFEPVVLLCYGEDPKRQLKEIGLYIAIPVLVMVACVVAWDQIGPRIKTRAGEVPTPGQVVKAYDGIADFHNREYTKVSDYNEAGEAREKVLAATQAEIESLDAKWEAISQENDDLLNQLLAKVPADASAEKTKIENDWKKLNDDLATSEATATDVARQQFAFVEGISARFVSASLSKLSNAVSQQEQAYKQEQQTRAQALVAEADKIATDDTKQKVNYVQLVNQHLQKTNEENEHLKSLRVELSERRGKSLPEVEALRQQISSTGQKAGFLDTRVNLLTEGNREQKVAKAESEMEDLKRQYATASGPEMFTLAQQLIQREERINTIAGSEFAKPPTFFDQIWTSLACVFAGFFIATAIAIPIGVFCGMSRVFMASMTPLISLFKPVSPIVWLPIVFFIVGAFITRPDESWIQPSFLSSAITVALCSLWPTLVNTALGVSAIDQDHLNVARVLRLGLWDRLTKIIIPSALPLIFTGLRISLGVGWMVLIAAELLSSSPGLGKFVWDMFNNGSSATFAQMFVACGFVGVIGLLLDRVMIVLQRMVSFDGAPTAL, from the coding sequence ATGAAGTACAAAATCATTCGCATACTGGACGTCGCCGGCCTTCGCGTCTTCGAGCCGGTCGTGCTGCTTTGCTACGGCGAAGACCCCAAGCGTCAGCTCAAAGAAATTGGCCTCTATATTGCCATTCCTGTTCTCGTGATGGTTGCCTGTGTGGTTGCCTGGGACCAAATCGGCCCCCGCATTAAGACCCGCGCCGGCGAAGTCCCCACGCCTGGCCAGGTCGTTAAAGCCTACGATGGCATCGCCGATTTCCACAATCGCGAATACACCAAGGTCAGTGACTACAACGAAGCAGGCGAAGCTCGAGAAAAAGTACTTGCAGCGACTCAGGCAGAAATCGAATCGCTGGACGCAAAATGGGAAGCAATCAGCCAGGAAAACGACGACCTCCTCAATCAGCTGCTGGCCAAAGTTCCCGCAGATGCGTCCGCCGAAAAGACAAAGATCGAAAACGACTGGAAGAAACTTAACGACGACCTGGCCACATCCGAGGCCACCGCAACCGATGTCGCTCGTCAGCAGTTCGCATTCGTCGAAGGTATTTCAGCACGGTTTGTCTCGGCCAGCTTGTCGAAACTATCTAATGCGGTAAGCCAACAAGAGCAAGCCTACAAGCAAGAGCAACAAACGCGAGCCCAAGCCCTGGTAGCCGAGGCCGACAAGATTGCCACCGACGATACCAAGCAAAAAGTCAACTACGTTCAATTGGTCAATCAGCATCTGCAAAAGACAAACGAAGAGAACGAACACCTCAAGTCGCTCAGGGTCGAACTTTCCGAGCGTCGTGGTAAATCGCTTCCGGAAGTGGAAGCGTTAAGACAGCAAATCAGTTCTACAGGTCAAAAGGCCGGGTTCCTCGATACACGCGTTAATTTACTGACCGAAGGCAACCGCGAGCAAAAGGTCGCCAAGGCCGAGTCCGAAATGGAAGACCTCAAGCGGCAGTACGCCACTGCCAGCGGTCCCGAGATGTTCACCTTGGCTCAGCAATTGATTCAGCGCGAAGAACGAATCAACACGATTGCCGGATCAGAGTTCGCTAAACCGCCCACCTTTTTCGACCAAATCTGGACGAGCCTCGCTTGTGTGTTCGCTGGCTTCTTCATCGCCACAGCCATCGCCATACCGATTGGCGTGTTCTGTGGCATGAGCCGAGTCTTCATGGCCTCGATGACTCCGCTGATTTCGCTGTTCAAACCGGTCTCCCCCATTGTCTGGCTCCCGATTGTGTTCTTCATCGTGGGGGCGTTCATCACACGGCCCGACGAGTCGTGGATTCAACCGTCATTCCTCAGTTCTGCCATCACCGTCGCGTTATGTTCGCTCTGGCCGACGCTGGTCAATACTGCCTTAGGGGTCTCGGCAATTGACCAGGACCACCTGAATGTGGCGCGAGTTTTGCGATTGGGCCTGTGGGATCGCCTGACCAAGATCATCATCCCTTCCGCCCTGCCGCTGATTTTCACTGGTCTGAGAATCTCGCTAGGGGTTGGCTGGATGGTACTGATTGCTGCAGAACTTCTCTCCAGTAGTCCTGGCCTCGGGAAGTTCGTGTGGGACATGTTCAACAACGGGTCGTCGGCCACGTTCGCACAAATGTTTGTTGCCTGCGGTTTTGTGGGCGTCATTGGGCTATTGCTCGATCGAGTCATGATCGTCCTGCAACGCATGGTCAGCTTCGACGGCGCTCCGACGGCTCTGTAA
- a CDS encoding ABC transporter ATP-binding protein, giving the protein MAILELDNATVGFGESHRRYTVLEGANLKVHENEFVAIIGFSGSGKSTLISLLAGLLMPDEGAVRFKGKQMKGPGPDRGIVFQNYSLLPWLTVHGNIELAVKQVFPRMARGERRDYVQHYIDMVSLTGSEAKRPSELSGGMRQRLSLARTLSMQPEVLLLDEPLSALDALTRSVLQDEIIRLWEEDRRTVVMVTNDVDEAVLMADRIVPLTPGPAAKLGREFPVTLDRPRERATLNFNPEFKKLRNEITRYMMGINEDAKQLRVASDVVLPDVEPIRIGIA; this is encoded by the coding sequence ATGGCAATCCTCGAATTAGACAACGCAACGGTCGGATTTGGTGAATCGCACCGTCGATACACGGTGCTCGAAGGAGCCAATCTGAAGGTGCACGAAAACGAATTCGTCGCGATTATCGGATTCTCTGGCAGCGGGAAGTCGACGTTGATTTCCCTGCTGGCCGGCCTGCTGATGCCCGATGAAGGGGCAGTCCGCTTCAAAGGTAAGCAAATGAAGGGCCCTGGCCCCGATCGTGGAATTGTTTTCCAAAATTATTCTTTGCTTCCCTGGCTGACCGTTCATGGCAACATTGAACTCGCCGTAAAGCAGGTCTTCCCCCGGATGGCCCGCGGCGAGCGTCGCGATTACGTCCAGCACTATATCGACATGGTCAGCTTGACCGGCAGTGAAGCCAAGCGTCCTTCCGAGCTATCCGGCGGGATGCGGCAGCGATTGTCCTTAGCACGCACGCTATCGATGCAGCCGGAAGTGTTGCTGTTGGATGAACCGCTGAGCGCCCTAGACGCGCTCACGCGAAGCGTTCTACAGGACGAGATCATCCGGCTTTGGGAAGAAGACCGTCGCACGGTGGTGATGGTCACCAACGACGTGGACGAAGCCGTGCTCATGGCAGACCGCATCGTGCCGCTCACGCCGGGACCTGCAGCCAAGCTGGGGCGTGAGTTCCCCGTCACGCTCGATCGTCCTCGGGAACGAGCCACGCTGAACTTCAATCCCGAGTTTAAAAAACTCCGCAACGAAATCACACGCTACATGATGGGGATCAACGAAGACGCCAAGCAGCTGCGGGTCGCTTCGGATGTGGTCCTTCCCGATGTCGAGCCCATTCGTATCGGCATCGCCTAA
- a CDS encoding ABC transporter ATP-binding protein, which yields MSQENRFVEMYRLVKAYPNPFGDDVKVVDGFNLILKKGEVVSLIGHSGCGKSTVLTMVSGLNPISSGSVVVAGREIAGPGPDRSVVFQSPCLLPWMTAMQNVRMGVDRVYPHASRTERRQICEYYLSIVGLADSMDKYPREMSGGMQQRVGIARAIALKPNMLLLDEPFGRLDSLTRMELQDVILRILDKEKITTMLVTHDVDEAIYMADRICMMTNGPNAKVGQVLELPLPRPRNRADTLEHPLYYELRGSLVSFLEEQERHKHHKPKATEPDEPAPPMTVTLSEEEDTTASENVTANA from the coding sequence ATGTCACAAGAGAATCGCTTCGTCGAAATGTATCGCCTCGTCAAGGCATACCCCAACCCTTTCGGCGACGACGTGAAAGTGGTCGATGGCTTCAACCTGATCCTCAAGAAGGGCGAAGTCGTCAGTCTGATCGGTCACTCGGGTTGCGGCAAATCAACTGTCTTGACCATGGTATCAGGGCTCAATCCAATCTCCTCCGGCAGCGTCGTAGTGGCTGGTCGGGAAATCGCAGGTCCTGGTCCTGACCGGAGCGTGGTGTTTCAATCGCCGTGCCTGCTGCCCTGGATGACGGCAATGCAAAACGTGCGGATGGGGGTCGATCGTGTCTATCCACACGCATCCCGCACCGAGCGACGCCAGATCTGCGAGTACTACCTGAGCATCGTCGGGCTGGCCGATTCGATGGACAAGTACCCCCGCGAGATGTCTGGTGGGATGCAGCAGCGTGTCGGCATCGCTCGGGCAATTGCTCTCAAGCCGAACATGCTTTTACTTGACGAACCTTTCGGAAGGCTCGACTCGCTCACACGGATGGAACTGCAAGACGTCATCTTGCGGATCCTCGACAAAGAAAAGATCACCACAATGCTCGTCACGCATGACGTCGACGAAGCGATCTACATGGCCGACCGCATCTGCATGATGACCAACGGCCCCAACGCCAAGGTTGGACAGGTACTGGAACTCCCGTTGCCGCGTCCTCGAAATCGTGCCGATACGCTCGAGCACCCACTGTATTACGAGCTTCGCGGATCGCTGGTTTCCTTCCTCGAAGAGCAGGAACGTCACAAACACCACAAGCCCAAGGCGACCGAGCCTGACGAACCGGCCCCTCCAATGACCGTGACACTGTCGGAAGAAGAAGACACGACCGCATCCGAAAACGTCACCGCCAACGCTTAA